A stretch of Methanobrevibacter sp. YE315 DNA encodes these proteins:
- a CDS encoding FUSC family protein, with the protein MDKGQKRKIFMFSALIGAMLFYMIFFGRKNASVGVMIIIAAFMNLNEDLSYKPGLSFVKVLGLLLIMGIVSYLNSPITIVSCILTFLVVFGTTLSSYHLFRSDIYMPYLLCYFIMSANPVTLENLPLRLMALACGAIFIVGLNIVINRDKHHNLSKETLDNLVEELNRAIDLKLDGKDVSMDSFKIAKEFYLSLFHRFEYKYFPSPKQQSILNIVKAFQSVGYLLSLSDLSDDELRYIKKVLSEIREIKIEEVFEEIEIKTMGMKHILLNLEIIVNELNKDLSDEFTIPYKKTIIQLFKPFNRRQFNFRSVKFVFAFKMAVIMLLWEVLTMLFNLPFTKWLFFVTVSMMVPYIDDMAYTARKRIQATFLGIFIFAILLIFLPVIPISKGAVIFIVVVSCLFVFVWKIKDRLIRNTATTLMSVMTSLSYIAAPDAIALKILWVIVGVGAVSLFNFKFLPYSVEKETRNNLEICYRLNEKSIDLIRQKCHGGNVENKTTLFVSESIVRENIQVNDDNKELYNLQFMISNLCNFILSYLDVNGCSDELNNNLLDIIDKDADANEDLDSKESVMAWSMRYAIDMFKKEKELVL; encoded by the coding sequence ATGGATAAGGGTCAAAAACGAAAAATATTCATGTTTTCAGCATTGATTGGAGCAATGCTTTTTTACATGATCTTTTTTGGAAGGAAAAATGCTTCAGTAGGAGTAATGATTATCATAGCAGCATTTATGAATCTAAATGAGGACCTATCATATAAGCCGGGGTTATCTTTTGTTAAGGTTTTAGGTTTATTGCTGATTATGGGAATTGTTTCATATCTGAACAGTCCGATAACGATTGTTAGTTGTATTTTGACGTTTTTAGTTGTTTTTGGAACTACACTCTCCTCATATCACCTGTTTAGAAGTGATATTTACATGCCGTATCTGTTGTGTTATTTCATCATGTCGGCAAATCCGGTGACGCTTGAAAATTTGCCTTTGAGGCTCATGGCATTGGCTTGTGGAGCGATATTCATAGTTGGATTAAATATTGTCATTAATAGGGATAAACACCATAACCTATCAAAGGAAACATTGGATAATCTTGTTGAAGAGCTGAACAGGGCAATTGATTTGAAATTGGATGGCAAGGATGTTTCTATGGACAGTTTTAAAATAGCAAAGGAGTTTTATTTATCTTTGTTTCATCGCTTTGAATATAAATACTTCCCAAGTCCAAAACAGCAATCCATTCTCAATATTGTAAAAGCGTTCCAGTCCGTTGGATATCTCCTTTCTCTAAGTGATTTATCCGATGATGAATTAAGATACATTAAAAAAGTCCTGTCTGAAATTAGGGAGATTAAAATCGAGGAAGTCTTTGAGGAAATCGAAATTAAGACAATGGGAATGAAGCATATTTTATTGAATCTGGAAATCATTGTCAATGAACTGAATAAGGATTTAAGCGATGAGTTTACAATTCCGTATAAAAAGACAATAATCCAATTATTCAAACCATTCAATAGAAGGCAGTTCAACTTCCGTTCCGTCAAATTTGTATTCGCATTTAAAATGGCAGTGATAATGTTGCTATGGGAAGTATTAACAATGCTTTTCAATTTGCCATTTACTAAATGGCTGTTTTTTGTAACAGTTTCAATGATGGTGCCATATATTGATGATATGGCATATACTGCTCGAAAACGTATTCAGGCAACATTTTTAGGGATTTTTATTTTTGCAATTCTCCTGATTTTCCTGCCAGTTATTCCAATATCCAAAGGGGCTGTGATTTTTATTGTTGTTGTCAGTTGTCTGTTTGTCTTCGTTTGGAAAATTAAGGATAGGTTAATTAGGAACACGGCGACAACACTAATGTCTGTAATGACTTCATTATCGTATATTGCTGCTCCGGATGCTATCGCATTAAAAATATTGTGGGTAATTGTTGGGGTAGGTGCGGTTTCATTGTTCAACTTTAAGTTTTTACCTTATTCGGTTGAAAAAGAAACAAGAAACAATTTGGAAATTTGCTATCGCCTCAATGAGAAGTCAATTGATTTAATCAGGCAAAAATGTCATGGAGGCAATGTAGAGAACAAAACAACCCTATTTGTCTCTGAAAGCATTGTCCGTGAAAACATTCAAGTGAATGATGATAATAAGGAATTATACAATCTGCAATTCATGATTTCAAATTTATGTAATTTTATTTTATCTTATCTTGACGTTAATGGATGTTCTGATGAATTGAACAATAATTTATTGGATATAATAGATAAAGATGCTGATGCCAATGAGGATTTGGATTCAAAAGAGAGTGTAATGGC
- a CDS encoding MATE family efflux transporter, translating into MEAKLERKYTFLRKKYNELLLPTFLMVMSEKICTVIDVIIIGFILGSTQLSVINLASPMTYITGIFYILFGQGGNLLALRAQSQLKHEKTNFYFTISILGICLVSIIYILAIFLFIDNILMFFNTPAEIFNLSKEYLLILMFYFPLNCYILVISFFIRSDGFPKMPFYAVLLSNILNIFFDILFLKGLGLGIEYTALASVLGYLVGAIYVSTYLFKKKGSYRLISLGKYKINDIIITIREFILNTPEVIGKIFFALKMSILTYLCSTYLGVAGLLAFLVYDNSETFVYIFLSGIMKTMSPIVTVLHKEKDGKAVRYIILHSMRHLLFISVPVSILFFIYPEILLKLFNVVDPHHAQVVSLAIRITAFSLVGRCMSYLLANYAQAIEQNKISSVITFLEEFLFAVVGALILTRMIGGIGIWFSIIMAESIPIIIYLIYTIRLKNKYNDKINRFFMIQNSKLITWTYNRETKDNVDKYLDEESKEILLYIEKYIKEDSVTISNSINDICNDIFEKTDIDDIDITIRLIDKDLNITFTTDGMRYNPFSNEDLMKSANMAKLSKMECKFDHDVILGFNKSYILINNV; encoded by the coding sequence ATGGAAGCCAAACTGGAAAGAAAATATACTTTTTTACGAAAGAAATATAATGAGTTGTTATTACCCACATTTTTAATGGTGATGTCTGAAAAGATCTGTACGGTAATTGATGTGATTATCATAGGTTTCATATTAGGCTCTACACAATTATCAGTAATTAATTTGGCATCCCCTATGACTTACATTACCGGCATATTCTATATTTTATTTGGTCAGGGAGGTAACCTATTGGCATTAAGGGCTCAATCACAGCTAAAACATGAAAAGACGAATTTCTATTTTACCATATCAATTTTAGGAATTTGTCTAGTATCCATAATATACATTCTGGCAATATTTCTTTTCATTGACAATATATTGATGTTTTTCAATACACCCGCAGAGATTTTTAACCTCAGCAAAGAATATTTATTGATATTGATGTTTTATTTCCCTCTGAATTGTTATATCCTTGTCATTTCGTTTTTCATTCGTTCAGACGGATTTCCAAAAATGCCTTTCTATGCAGTATTGTTATCAAATATCTTAAACATATTCTTTGACATATTATTTTTGAAAGGATTAGGTTTGGGAATTGAATATACCGCTTTGGCATCCGTATTGGGATATCTTGTCGGTGCAATCTATGTTTCCACATACCTATTTAAGAAGAAAGGTTCATACAGATTAATCTCGCTGGGCAAATACAAAATCAATGATATAATTATTACAATCAGGGAATTCATACTCAATACGCCTGAAGTTATCGGAAAAATATTTTTCGCCCTGAAAATGAGCATATTGACATACTTATGTTCCACATATCTTGGTGTTGCAGGACTTCTGGCATTTTTAGTATATGACAACAGCGAAACTTTCGTTTACATATTTCTATCAGGAATCATGAAAACCATGTCCCCTATTGTAACAGTGCTGCATAAGGAGAAGGATGGGAAGGCTGTGCGTTACATTATCCTACATTCAATGAGGCACTTGTTATTCATTTCTGTGCCGGTAAGCATATTATTCTTCATTTATCCAGAAATATTGCTGAAATTATTCAATGTTGTTGATCCTCATCATGCCCAAGTGGTTTCATTGGCCATTCGCATAACCGCATTTTCCCTTGTTGGCCGCTGCATGTCCTATCTTTTGGCAAATTATGCTCAAGCGATTGAACAAAATAAGATTTCATCTGTTATTACATTTTTAGAGGAATTTTTATTTGCTGTTGTCGGTGCGTTAATATTAACAAGGATGATCGGTGGAATAGGCATTTGGTTTTCAATAATTATGGCTGAATCTATCCCTATAATAATATACCTCATTTACACAATTCGACTTAAAAACAAATACAATGACAAGATAAACAGATTTTTCATGATTCAAAATTCAAAACTAATCACATGGACATATAATAGGGAAACTAAGGACAATGTCGACAAATATCTCGATGAAGAATCCAAGGAAATATTACTTTACATAGAAAAATATATAAAAGAGGATTCGGTGACCATTTCAAATTCGATAAACGACATATGTAACGATATTTTTGAAAAAACGGATATCGATGACATAGACATTACAATTAGGCTAATAGATAAGGACCTTAATATTACATTCACTACGGATGGAATGAGGTATAATCCCTTTTCAAATGAAGATTTGATGAAATCAGCCAATATGGCAAAGCTATCCAAAATGGAATGTAAATTTGACCATGATGTAATATTGGGATTCAACAAATCATATATATTGATAAATAATGTATAA
- a CDS encoding nuclear transport factor 2 family protein encodes MTKVEVINKKALKESEEEVLERFKEFQMAMIEKDSVRLDEIMSENYTLTHMSGKTQTKQEYIDEIMDGTLNYYKSTINNPQITILDGNKAILKADVTLDAKVYGMKGTWTLHSTQSMEKIDNKWYMSKWDN; translated from the coding sequence ATGACAAAAGTGGAAGTTATAAACAAAAAGGCGCTGAAAGAAAGCGAAGAGGAAGTGCTTGAGCGCTTCAAGGAATTTCAAATGGCAATGATAGAAAAGGATTCCGTTAGACTTGATGAAATAATGAGCGAGAACTATACATTGACGCATATGTCTGGCAAGACACAGACTAAGCAGGAATACATTGATGAAATCATGGATGGAACGCTGAACTATTACAAATCAACAATCAACAATCCACAAATAACAATATTGGATGGAAACAAAGCTATTCTCAAGGCGGATGTGACTCTTGATGCGAAAGTATATGGGATGAAGGGAACATGGACGTTGCATTCCACACAATCAATGGAAAAAATAGATAACAAGTGGTATATGAGCAAATGGGACAACTAA
- a CDS encoding DapH/DapD/GlmU-related protein: protein MERVDLDEITQEELELSIKQSKLLFKFNHTEPFTEEYVRLLNELLDGNIGENSTITAPFAGAAFNKMKIGNNVFINNNCLAMARGGINIEDDVMIAGNVQLLSNNHDEYERQVLLCDEINIKKGAWIGAGASVLPGVTIGKYAIVGAGAIVTKDVPDYAVVVGTPAKVVKTLDKDKFPE from the coding sequence ATGGAAAGAGTAGATCTAGATGAAATCACACAGGAAGAATTGGAGCTGTCAATAAAACAGTCAAAATTGCTGTTCAAATTCAACCATACGGAACCCTTTACAGAAGAATATGTGAGGCTGCTAAATGAACTGCTTGACGGCAACATCGGAGAAAACAGCACAATCACTGCACCCTTTGCTGGAGCGGCATTCAATAAAATGAAAATTGGAAACAATGTGTTTATCAATAACAATTGCCTTGCAATGGCTAGAGGAGGAATCAACATTGAAGATGATGTAATGATTGCGGGAAATGTGCAATTGCTGTCCAATAATCACGACGAATACGAAAGGCAGGTGCTTCTCTGTGATGAAATCAATATTAAAAAGGGAGCATGGATTGGTGCAGGGGCAAGCGTTTTGCCTGGTGTTACAATCGGGAAATATGCGATTGTCGGAGCAGGAGCAATCGTGACCAAGGACGTTCCTGACTATGCGGTCGTAGTGGGCACACCTGCAAAAGTGGTTAAAACTCTAGATAAAGATAAATTCCCGGAATAA
- a CDS encoding flavodoxin family protein yields MKVLLVNGSPNREGCTYVALKQIQDTLKTENIESEIYRIGHKDIRGCIDCRKCSELGQCVFDDEVNEFVKKAEEYDGYIFAGPVYYGTVNPTLTNFMTRVFFSSFFGGKRIFRLKPAAAVASARRAGTMTAIDTINRFFTWAEMPIISSTYWNVIYGTKAEEALEDLEGLRTMSVLAKNMAWFLKIKELSLREGIPLPQPTK; encoded by the coding sequence ATGAAAGTATTGTTGGTAAACGGAAGCCCAAACAGGGAAGGCTGCACTTATGTTGCCCTAAAGCAAATCCAAGATACACTAAAAACAGAAAACATTGAATCTGAAATATATCGAATTGGACATAAGGATATCAGAGGATGCATTGACTGCAGGAAATGCAGCGAACTTGGGCAGTGTGTTTTTGACGATGAAGTAAATGAATTTGTTAAAAAGGCCGAAGAGTATGATGGATACATATTCGCTGGCCCGGTCTATTACGGGACTGTCAATCCGACATTGACAAACTTCATGACTAGGGTATTTTTCTCTTCATTTTTTGGAGGAAAGAGAATATTTCGCCTGAAGCCCGCAGCAGCCGTTGCAAGTGCAAGACGGGCCGGAACAATGACTGCAATAGACACCATAAACAGATTCTTCACATGGGCTGAAATGCCGATAATAAGCTCAACATACTGGAATGTAATCTACGGCACCAAGGCCGAAGAGGCCCTTGAAGATCTTGAGGGTCTTAGAACAATGTCTGTACTTGCCAAAAATATGGCATGGTTTTTGAAAATAAAGGAATTGAGCCTCAGGGAAGGAATCCCATTACCTCAACCAACAAAATAA
- a CDS encoding MarR family winged helix-turn-helix transcriptional regulator, which yields MTFDEKPENIFIYHYVEELISSYGKYYESNLKDQNMTLKELSVLLRIRFVGNSTQHDLVELFKVSGAYIAKLLRKFEDCGYIKRKEDPENRRKKLVEITDEGIKKTDELIEIIQSWENEVTSNITDDELETLKKILFKIVWR from the coding sequence ATGACATTTGATGAAAAACCGGAAAACATATTCATTTACCATTATGTTGAGGAACTGATTTCAAGCTACGGCAAATACTATGAATCCAATCTGAAGGACCAAAACATGACCCTAAAGGAGCTGTCCGTTCTTTTGAGAATAAGATTTGTAGGCAACAGCACCCAACATGATTTGGTTGAACTGTTTAAGGTGAGCGGAGCATATATTGCAAAGCTTTTAAGGAAATTTGAAGACTGCGGATATATCAAAAGAAAGGAGGATCCCGAAAACAGACGAAAAAAACTGGTTGAAATCACGGATGAAGGAATCAAAAAGACAGACGAACTCATTGAAATAATTCAAAGCTGGGAAAATGAAGTCACATCCAACATAACTGATGATGAACTTGAAACCCTCAAAAAAATTTTATTTAAAATAGTATGGAGATGA
- a CDS encoding SDR family oxidoreductase has translation MEFNLNEDREVVALLGAGSMGTAIIKRISTNRIILLGDISEENLQTRAKELRYNGYAVETQIVDALNSESIEEFAKKAAELGKVKYFIDTAGASPNQASPEHIINLDLVATSAAIDIFAKYIAKGGAGLIISSQTGYMMNLTPEIEQEIALTPTEELKDIEFIKNEAMTNSGVAYVVAKRANHLRVRTAAATSWADAGARINTISPGIIVTPLAYDEFEAAGEGYQEMINSSAAKRVGTSEEIARAAEFLLNDDSSFITGIDLLVDGGVIASIASGRYELTLQ, from the coding sequence ATGGAATTCAATTTAAACGAAGACAGGGAAGTTGTAGCATTGCTTGGTGCAGGAAGCATGGGAACAGCAATCATAAAAAGAATAAGCACAAACAGAATCATACTTCTTGGTGATATCAGCGAGGAAAATCTGCAAACAAGAGCAAAAGAGCTAAGATACAACGGTTATGCAGTGGAAACTCAAATTGTGGATGCACTAAACAGCGAATCAATCGAAGAGTTTGCCAAAAAAGCAGCAGAACTCGGCAAAGTCAAATACTTCATTGACACTGCAGGCGCATCACCCAACCAGGCAAGTCCCGAACACATCATAAACCTTGATCTGGTGGCAACCTCTGCTGCAATCGACATATTTGCAAAATACATCGCAAAAGGTGGCGCAGGTTTGATTATCTCAAGCCAAACCGGCTACATGATGAACTTAACCCCTGAAATCGAACAGGAAATTGCGTTGACACCAACTGAAGAGTTGAAAGATATCGAATTCATCAAGAATGAAGCAATGACAAACTCTGGTGTTGCTTATGTCGTGGCTAAAAGAGCCAACCACTTAAGAGTCAGAACCGCAGCGGCAACAAGCTGGGCGGATGCTGGAGCAAGAATAAATACAATTTCCCCAGGAATCATCGTGACCCCACTTGCATATGACGAATTTGAAGCTGCAGGCGAAGGTTATCAAGAAATGATAAACTCCTCAGCTGCAAAAAGGGTTGGAACCTCCGAAGAGATTGCAAGAGCGGCGGAATTCCTGTTGAATGATGACTCCTCATTCATAACCGGAATCGACTTATTGGTTGACGGCGGAGTAATAGCATCAATAGCCAGCGGAAGATACGAATTAACTTTACAATAA
- a CDS encoding flavodoxin: protein MKDKKSMIIYFSRADENYFGGSLKYIEKGNTEVIAEFIQDLTGADIFKVEPLVPYSKDYYECIEEAKVRTANHDAPIKEAVPDISSYEVIYVGAPVYWGGMPEELFTALEGLDYSGKIIRPFTTHEGSGLSGVPRQLKEICEGAEVLDGLAITGSRVNNSKSKVESWI, encoded by the coding sequence ATGAAAGACAAAAAAAGCATGATAATCTATTTCAGCAGAGCAGACGAAAACTATTTCGGAGGATCATTGAAATATATTGAAAAGGGAAATACCGAAGTGATTGCCGAATTTATTCAGGATTTGACAGGTGCAGATATCTTTAAGGTCGAGCCTTTAGTTCCATATTCAAAGGATTATTATGAATGCATTGAAGAAGCAAAAGTGAGAACAGCAAATCATGACGCCCCAATCAAGGAAGCGGTTCCCGACATTTCATCCTATGAGGTGATTTATGTTGGAGCTCCTGTTTATTGGGGAGGAATGCCTGAAGAGCTTTTCACAGCCCTTGAAGGACTTGATTACAGCGGCAAAATAATCCGGCCGTTTACAACCCATGAGGGATCAGGGCTGTCCGGTGTTCCAAGACAATTAAAGGAAATCTGTGAAGGTGCAGAGGTCCTTGACGGGCTTGCAATTACCGGTTCACGGGTCAATAACTCAAAATCAAAAGTTGAAAGTTGGATTTAA
- a CDS encoding aldo/keto reductase: MEYIKLNDGLEIPAIGFGTFLIPADGSTYKFVKTAIDSGIRHIDTATAYFNEQEVGQAVKDSEVEREDIWITSKLWLQDYEYEDAKKAIDLSLEKLGTDYMDLYLLHQPYGKVDEGWRALEEAKEEGKIRSIGVSNMTPKLWNKWVPDFDSIPSVNQVEFNPYMQQNELKKILKPLDVKIQAWGPLGQGNADLLNEPAILEIAEKYGKNAGQVILRFENQEEIIVFPKSTNPERIKSNMEIFDFELTDSEINKIRALDTGKGSHDPDAPGVGEMLMNAFDVHAND, translated from the coding sequence ATGGAATACATTAAATTAAATGACGGATTGGAAATACCTGCAATAGGATTCGGAACATTTTTAATCCCTGCAGACGGAAGCACATACAAATTTGTAAAAACAGCAATCGATTCTGGAATAAGGCACATTGACACAGCAACAGCATACTTCAATGAGCAGGAAGTTGGCCAAGCTGTAAAAGACAGTGAAGTTGAAAGGGAAGACATCTGGATAACCTCCAAATTATGGCTTCAGGACTATGAATATGAGGATGCCAAAAAAGCCATTGACCTGTCTCTGGAAAAGTTAGGTACCGATTACATGGACTTATATCTGCTCCATCAGCCTTACGGCAAAGTTGACGAAGGATGGAGAGCCCTTGAAGAGGCTAAAGAGGAAGGAAAAATACGTTCAATCGGTGTAAGCAACATGACACCGAAACTATGGAACAAATGGGTGCCTGACTTTGATTCAATCCCTTCAGTAAACCAAGTCGAATTCAACCCATACATGCAGCAAAATGAACTGAAAAAGATTTTAAAACCATTGGATGTTAAAATCCAGGCATGGGGACCGTTAGGTCAAGGAAATGCAGACTTGTTAAATGAACCGGCTATTTTAGAGATTGCAGAAAAATACGGCAAGAATGCAGGCCAAGTTATTTTAAGGTTTGAAAACCAGGAGGAAATCATCGTATTTCCGAAATCAACAAACCCTGAAAGAATCAAATCAAACATGGAAATATTTGACTTTGAATTAACAGACAGTGAAATCAACAAGATTCGTGCCCTGGACACAGGAAAGGGTTCACATGACCCTGACGCACCAGGTGTCGGCGAGATGCTGATGAATGCATTTGACGTGCATGCAAACGATTAA
- a CDS encoding cupin domain-containing protein: MKYLDKEEFDKENTFGIGMPNDAFAQYFIGNSYLNPLNEFGKSAVFVANVTFEPGCRNNWHVHKAKSGGGQILICTAGEGWYQEDGKDQVSLVPGTVITIPPNVKHWHGAKADSWFSHIAVEVPGEDASNEWLEAVDDEYYGKLKE, encoded by the coding sequence ATGAAATATCTGGACAAAGAGGAATTTGACAAGGAAAACACATTTGGAATCGGCATGCCCAATGACGCCTTTGCACAGTATTTTATAGGAAATTCCTACCTGAATCCATTGAATGAATTTGGAAAATCTGCAGTATTCGTTGCAAATGTCACATTCGAACCGGGATGCAGGAACAACTGGCATGTCCATAAGGCAAAAAGCGGCGGAGGACAAATACTAATCTGCACAGCAGGCGAAGGATGGTATCAGGAAGATGGTAAAGACCAGGTAAGCCTTGTTCCGGGAACCGTAATAACAATTCCACCAAATGTAAAGCATTGGCATGGAGCAAAAGCGGATTCATGGTTTAGCCATATTGCAGTCGAAGTTCCGGGTGAAGATGCGAGCAACGAATGGCTGGAAGCCGTTGATGATGAATATTATGGTAAATTAAAAGAATGA
- a CDS encoding ABC transporter permease subunit yields the protein MISIPYLKQTIKSNLLLFLGFTAILCAFLTVICNIFTPTSMSGIETAVNGTFASNIITGNTFVEFLSNSFYAIMAILFPMLYSIIVGNNLIASKVDDGSMANYLSTPVSRGKIVVSSALYLALSLALMWVIASIVGITVAEIVQPDSLDIDTFLMLNVGAFLYHFAISSICFAASCIFDSSKTSLVIGGGIPLCFFIINLLVKLSEDLEVLKYATLTTLFNTSNIIGGSDYIGDFILLAVIGIVLYVIGIEVFKRKSLPL from the coding sequence ATGATTAGCATTCCATATCTTAAACAAACCATCAAATCAAATTTGTTGTTGTTTTTGGGATTCACTGCCATATTATGCGCTTTTCTGACAGTGATATGCAATATTTTCACCCCAACATCAATGAGTGGAATAGAAACCGCCGTCAATGGGACATTCGCCTCAAATATAATAACCGGAAATACCTTTGTGGAGTTTCTGTCCAATTCGTTTTACGCAATTATGGCTATACTGTTCCCGATGCTTTATTCCATTATTGTGGGCAATAATCTTATTGCTTCCAAGGTTGATGACGGCAGCATGGCAAATTACCTGTCCACACCGGTATCCAGAGGCAAAATTGTGGTTTCCAGTGCCCTTTATCTGGCATTGTCATTGGCATTGATGTGGGTCATTGCAAGCATAGTGGGAATAACAGTGGCTGAAATCGTCCAGCCTGACTCTTTGGACATCGACACGTTTTTGATGCTGAATGTCGGTGCGTTTCTATATCACTTTGCAATAAGCTCCATTTGCTTTGCGGCATCCTGCATATTCGACAGCTCTAAAACTTCACTTGTCATCGGCGGAGGTATACCTCTGTGTTTCTTCATAATTAATTTGCTAGTTAAACTTTCCGAGGACCTGGAAGTCCTGAAATATGCTACTTTGACTACATTATTCAATACGTCAAACATCATTGGCGGAAGCGATTATATTGGTGATTTTATTCTTTTGGCAGTGATTGGAATCGTATTGTACGTAATTGGAATAGAAGTCTTTAAAAGGAAAAGTCTACCGTTGTAA
- a CDS encoding ABC transporter ATP-binding protein has translation MSVIKIDNLTKDYGNHRGIFDLTINIKKGEVYGFLGPNGAGKSTTMRHVMGFSKPDNGSITVNGLDSWTEQVKIKENIGYLAGEISLPNDMTGLQYLRLISKMRKMKSFDYAEELLEYFEIDPNSNIKKMSKGMKQKIAIVATFMHDPEVILLDEPTSGLDPLMQERFIELVRKEQQKGKTIFMSSHIFEEISKVCDRVGIVKNGNLIKELEMSSLRNNEEKTYILRFKNDDDAKRIIELYPEANLNNDETIITINDNDINRFIKDLSTCNLAYLKEKEESLEEYFMKFYEGDVDD, from the coding sequence ATGTCTGTGATTAAAATTGACAATCTGACAAAAGATTATGGCAATCACAGGGGAATATTTGATTTGACCATAAATATCAAAAAAGGTGAGGTATATGGTTTTCTTGGACCCAATGGGGCTGGAAAATCTACAACAATGAGGCATGTCATGGGATTCAGCAAACCGGACAACGGGAGCATCACAGTCAATGGTTTGGATTCATGGACGGAACAGGTAAAAATAAAGGAAAATATCGGATATTTGGCGGGCGAGATTTCGCTTCCAAATGACATGACAGGGCTTCAGTATCTAAGGCTGATTTCAAAAATGAGGAAAATGAAATCCTTTGATTATGCGGAGGAACTGCTTGAATATTTTGAAATCGATCCAAATTCAAACATTAAAAAGATGAGCAAAGGGATGAAGCAGAAAATAGCTATCGTTGCCACATTCATGCATGATCCTGAAGTGATTCTTCTGGATGAGCCTACAAGCGGGCTGGACCCATTGATGCAGGAAAGATTCATAGAATTGGTCAGAAAGGAACAGCAAAAGGGGAAAACCATCTTCATGTCATCGCATATTTTTGAAGAAATCAGCAAGGTATGCGACAGGGTAGGCATAGTCAAAAATGGGAATCTAATCAAGGAGCTTGAAATGAGCAGTTTGAGAAATAATGAAGAGAAAACCTACATTTTAAGGTTTAAAAATGATGATGATGCAAAAAGAATAATCGAATTGTACCCCGAAGCCAATTTAAACAATGATGAAACAATCATAACAATAAACGATAATGATATCAACAGGTTCATTAAGGATTTGTCGACCTGCAATCTGGCATATCTGAAGGAAAAGGAGGAGTCCCTTGAGGAATACTTCATGAAATTCTATGAAGGTGATGTTGATGATTAG
- a CDS encoding flavin reductase family protein — MKPRSMMYPAPAVVASAYDEEGNADCCTLAFATMCSHRPPAVMIAINTTLKRKTLKSIHYSKEFCLGFPSLEHVAEIDYMGIASGYDTNKIEDVNFTYADAEMVNAPIINEFKVSLECKVIHVAEVGSHTQITGEIVNVRADEDVLDEKSRIIPEKLNPVVFDDVTHSYYEFGERIAKAFKVGLKFRK; from the coding sequence ATGAAACCGCGCTCAATGATGTATCCCGCTCCAGCCGTTGTTGCATCAGCGTATGATGAAGAAGGCAATGCTGACTGCTGCACACTCGCTTTTGCCACAATGTGCTCTCATCGTCCTCCGGCAGTAATGATAGCTATCAACACCACATTAAAGAGAAAAACCCTTAAAAGCATCCATTATTCTAAGGAATTTTGCTTGGGTTTTCCGAGCCTTGAGCATGTGGCCGAAATAGATTATATGGGCATTGCATCAGGTTATGATACCAACAAAATAGAAGATGTGAATTTCACATATGCAGATGCAGAAATGGTCAACGCACCAATCATTAATGAATTCAAGGTTTCTCTTGAATGCAAGGTAATTCATGTTGCAGAAGTCGGGAGCCACACCCAAATCACTGGCGAAATAGTTAATGTCCGGGCAGATGAGGATGTTTTGGATGAAAAAAGTAGGATAATCCCTGAAAAGCTAAATCCCGTTGTGTTTGATGATGTGACTCATAGTTATTATGAATTTGGCGAGCGAATAGCAAAGGCGTTTAAAGTAGGTTTGAAGTTTAGAAAATAG